The Ignavibacteriales bacterium genome has a segment encoding these proteins:
- a CDS encoding four helix bundle protein translates to MDTGLGQRLFDFAVNVIEYCRKLPKAKEYEIIKYQLIKSATSTSANYEEAQGAVSKPDFINKINIALKEIRETNYWIRIIEKIGYNSSESKVILLESEELKKILGSIYSKSSQNK, encoded by the coding sequence ATGGATACAGGATTAGGTCAAAGATTATTTGATTTTGCTGTGAACGTTATAGAATATTGTAGAAAATTACCAAAAGCAAAAGAATATGAGATTATAAAATACCAACTTATAAAATCAGCTACATCGACTAGCGCCAACTATGAAGAAGCTCAGGGAGCCGTTTCAAAACCGGATTTCATCAATAAAATAAATATTGCATTAAAAGAGATCAGAGAAACAAATTACTGGATAAGAATTATTGAAAAAATTGGTTATAATTCAAGTGAATCAAAAGTAATATTACTGGAATCTGAAGAATTAAAAAAAATATTGGGATCGATATATTCAAAATCTTCCCAAAATAAATAA
- a CDS encoding GDP-L-fucose synthase, whose translation MDNNKKIYIAGHKGMVGSSIHRRLQSTGHKNFLMRTIDELDLKNQSKVEDLFQKEKPDYVILAAAKVGGILANNKYRAEFLYDNLMIESNIINSAYQNGVEKLIFLGSSCIYPKLAPQPLKEEYLLSDYLEYTNEPYAIAKIAGIKLCESYYKQYGSNFISVMPTNLYGYYDNFNLETSHVLPALMRKFHEAKLNNSDSVEIWGTGKPYREFLFVDDLACAVLFLMDKINASDLYDNNLTHINVGTGEDLTISDLAGLIQKIVGYKGEIKYDSSKPDGTPKKLLDVTRLHNFGWKHSTSLEEGLKKTYEWFVNNYKL comes from the coding sequence ATGGATAATAATAAAAAGATCTACATTGCGGGTCACAAAGGGATGGTTGGTTCTTCAATTCACAGGCGCTTGCAAAGTACCGGACATAAAAATTTTCTCATGCGTACAATCGATGAACTGGATCTCAAAAATCAATCGAAGGTTGAAGATTTATTTCAAAAAGAAAAACCGGATTACGTTATTCTCGCCGCGGCAAAGGTCGGAGGCATATTAGCAAATAATAAATACCGCGCTGAATTTCTTTACGACAATTTGATGATCGAGTCGAATATTATTAATTCAGCGTATCAAAACGGGGTTGAGAAATTAATTTTTCTCGGCAGTTCCTGTATTTACCCTAAGTTAGCTCCGCAGCCGTTAAAAGAGGAATATCTTCTTTCCGATTATCTTGAATACACAAACGAACCATACGCCATTGCCAAGATTGCCGGAATTAAACTTTGTGAAAGTTATTATAAACAATACGGCTCCAATTTTATCTCCGTCATGCCGACAAATCTTTACGGTTATTACGATAATTTTAATTTAGAGACCTCTCACGTACTTCCCGCGCTGATGCGGAAGTTTCATGAGGCGAAATTGAATAATTCAGATTCAGTTGAGATCTGGGGAACCGGGAAACCTTACCGTGAATTTCTATTTGTGGATGATCTCGCCTGTGCGGTGTTATTTCTTATGGATAAAATTAACGCTAGCGATTTGTATGACAATAATCTAACACATATAAACGTAGGTACCGGTGAAGACCTGACCATTTCTGATCTCGCCGGACTGATCCAAAAAATAGTCGGGTATAAAGGCGAGATAAAATATGACTCCTCTAAACCGGATGGGACTCCAAAAAAACTTCTCGATGTAACGCGTCTGCATAACTTCGGATGGAAACATTCGACCTCACTCGAAGAGGGCTTGAAAAAAACATACGAATGGTTTGTAAATAATTATAAATTATAA
- the gmd gene encoding GDP-mannose 4,6-dehydratase yields the protein MKKALITGITGQDGSYLTEILLEKGYEVHGIIRRSSSFNTGRIDHLYNNPEILDKKLFLHHGDLVDTSNLNRLLNFVEPDEIYNLAAQSHVKVSFEIPDYTAQVDALGTLRFLDAIREVGLGKQTKFYQASTSELYGKVQEIPQKETTPFYPRSPYGVAKLYGYWIVKNYREAYNLFACNGILFNHESPRRGETFVTRKITRAASRIFLGYQKSVSLGNLDSKRDWGYAPEYCEGMWRILQQNIAEDFVLATGETHTIREFCELTFREIGIEIVWKGSGEKESGIIGSISESNISSKVKMEQCKVKTGDVIIEIDPKYYRPTEVDLLIGDASKAKKELGWESKVKFEELVKLMIKADLEKVAVRGY from the coding sequence ATGAAAAAAGCATTAATCACAGGTATTACGGGACAGGACGGAAGTTATTTGACTGAAATTCTGCTTGAAAAGGGTTACGAGGTCCATGGTATTATTAGAAGAAGCAGTTCTTTTAATACTGGAAGAATTGATCATCTCTATAATAATCCAGAGATACTCGATAAAAAACTATTTCTTCACCATGGAGATCTGGTTGACACCAGCAATTTGAACCGCCTCCTAAATTTTGTCGAACCGGATGAGATCTATAACCTTGCCGCGCAAAGTCATGTAAAAGTTTCGTTTGAGATTCCGGACTATACAGCCCAGGTTGACGCCCTTGGTACATTAAGATTTTTAGACGCAATCCGGGAGGTCGGTTTAGGAAAGCAGACAAAATTTTACCAGGCTTCAACCTCCGAGTTATACGGTAAAGTACAGGAGATTCCCCAAAAGGAAACAACTCCATTTTATCCGCGTTCTCCATATGGTGTCGCAAAGTTATACGGCTACTGGATAGTTAAGAATTATAGAGAGGCATATAATTTATTCGCATGCAACGGTATTTTATTTAATCATGAATCACCGCGCCGGGGCGAGACATTTGTAACTCGGAAAATTACACGTGCCGCTTCAAGAATATTTCTTGGTTATCAGAAAAGTGTAAGTTTGGGAAATTTGGACTCAAAAAGAGATTGGGGTTACGCTCCGGAATATTGTGAGGGGATGTGGAGAATTCTACAGCAAAACATCGCTGAAGATTTTGTTCTCGCAACCGGAGAGACTCATACAATACGTGAATTCTGCGAGTTGACATTCAGAGAAATTGGGATTGAGATAGTATGGAAAGGGAGCGGAGAAAAAGAATCCGGAATTATTGGATCAATTAGTGAAAGTAATATAAGCAGTAAAGTAAAGATGGAACAATGTAAAGTGAAAACCGGGGATGTTATCATTGAGATTGATCCGAAGTATTACAGACCTACAGAAGTTGATCTGCTGATAGGTGATGCTTCGAAAGCAAAGAAAGAATTGGGATGGGAGTCCAAAGTTAAATTTGAAGAATTGGTAAAATTAATGATCAAGGCGGATTTGGAAAAGGTTGCTGTGAGAGGGTATTAG